The following coding sequences lie in one Kamptonema formosum PCC 6407 genomic window:
- a CDS encoding gas vesicle protein GvpG translates to MLFDLLTLPVLGPISGIMWIGEQIQERVDSELNETENLGKQLLALQLAFDLGEVSEEDFEEQEEALLIKIQEMEDMANEEEDNG, encoded by the coding sequence ATGCTTTTTGATTTATTGACTCTTCCCGTATTAGGCCCAATTAGTGGCATAATGTGGATTGGCGAACAAATTCAAGAACGGGTTGATTCTGAACTTAATGAGACTGAAAACTTGGGCAAGCAATTATTAGCTTTACAGCTAGCTTTTGATTTAGGGGAAGTTTCCGAAGAAGACTTTGAAGAACAGGAGGAAGCACTGTTAATCAAAATACAGGAAATGGAAGATATGGCGAATGAGGAAGAGGATAATGGGTAA
- the gvpF gene encoding gas vesicle protein GvpF → MDCGFYLYGIFPTPGPCNLNLKGLDQKPVHSKNLDGFTFLYSQATQEKYLASRRHLLSHEKVLEEAMSAGFRTLLPLRFGMVIKTWEAVTEQLTNPYQTQLKELFEKLTGLQEVSVKVFWETTVELQALMESNPSLKEKRDSLEGQALSMDQIIQIGQMIEAALEHRKETVVQAFRNELNYLAVEVIESAMLREGMIYNAAFLIPWESEPKFGETVEEIDLKFGERLRIRYNNFTAPYTFAQLS, encoded by the coding sequence ATGGATTGTGGCTTCTACCTTTACGGAATTTTTCCTACTCCTGGCCCTTGCAATTTAAACTTAAAAGGACTCGACCAAAAACCAGTTCATAGCAAAAATTTGGACGGTTTTACCTTCTTGTATTCCCAAGCTACCCAAGAAAAATACCTAGCTTCGCGCCGCCACTTGCTGAGTCACGAAAAAGTTTTAGAAGAAGCAATGTCAGCAGGTTTCCGCACACTTTTACCTCTGCGTTTTGGGATGGTAATCAAAACTTGGGAGGCGGTAACAGAACAACTAACTAACCCTTATCAAACTCAACTCAAAGAATTATTTGAAAAATTAACAGGATTGCAAGAAGTTAGTGTTAAAGTATTTTGGGAGACAACCGTTGAATTGCAAGCATTGATGGAATCAAATCCAAGCTTAAAAGAAAAACGGGATTCCTTGGAAGGTCAAGCGCTAAGTATGGATCAAATCATCCAAATTGGTCAAATGATTGAGGCTGCTTTAGAACATCGGAAAGAAACAGTAGTTCAGGCTTTTCGGAATGAGTTAAATTATTTAGCTGTGGAAGTAATAGAAAGTGCTATGCTCAGAGAAGGGATGATTTATAATGCAGCTTTTTTGATTCCTTGGGAAAGCGAACCTAAGTTTGGGGAAACCGTCGAAGAAATAGACCTAAAATTTGGAGAGAGATTGAGAATTCGCTATAACAATTTTACTGCACCTTATACCTTTGCTCAACTTAGTTAA
- a CDS encoding AAA family ATPase: MNDLFKGFDQLLELAKTLEEKIQSGELKADVQVNTRPLSSVPRQGNIPRSGTPKTDIGTTRIRTQPTSTETTGPEPSVTPPTQIPSLQDVGGLGQVLKELKELVAIPLKRPELLEKLGLEPTKGVLLVGPPGTGKTLTARALADELGVNYIALAGPEVMSKYYGEAEQKLRAIFEKAAKNAPCLVFIDEIDSLAPDRSKVEGEVEKRLVAQLLSLMDGFAQTKGVILLAATNRPDHLDPALRRPGRFDREVHFPVPDCQGRLEILQILTRSQPLDETVNLSAIADLAVGFVGADLKAVCQKAAYSALRRHIPELEAVIPDTMSVTHSDFLQALKEIKPAVLRSVEIESPNVPWEEIGGLESIKQTLRESVEGALLHPELYRQTKAIAPRGILLWGPPGTGKTLLAKAVASQARANFICVNGPELLSRWVGASEQAVRELFTKARQASPCVVFIDEIDSLAPARGRHSGDSGVSDRVVGQLLTELDGLHNSANVLLIGATNRPEIIDPALLRSGRLDLQLKVDLPNLENRLAILEIHNQDRPLERVDLGYWATLTEGWNGADLALFSNQAAVEAIRCYRAQSLPDASAIQITTTHFSTAYERLAEQRQSVNR; the protein is encoded by the coding sequence ATGAACGATTTATTCAAAGGTTTCGATCAGTTGCTAGAACTAGCAAAAACCCTGGAAGAAAAAATACAAAGCGGAGAACTCAAAGCGGACGTACAAGTTAATACCCGTCCCCTAAGTAGCGTTCCTCGCCAAGGGAACATCCCCCGTTCTGGAACTCCCAAAACGGATATCGGTACTACTCGCATCCGTACTCAACCTACCTCTACTGAAACCACCGGGCCAGAACCAAGCGTTACCCCACCGACACAAATCCCTTCTCTTCAAGATGTAGGCGGACTCGGCCAAGTTCTTAAAGAACTTAAAGAATTAGTGGCGATTCCCCTCAAACGACCAGAATTACTGGAAAAACTGGGCTTAGAACCGACAAAAGGTGTCCTATTAGTGGGGCCACCAGGAACAGGAAAAACCCTCACTGCCCGTGCTCTCGCTGATGAATTAGGTGTTAATTATATTGCCCTTGCAGGCCCGGAAGTAATGAGTAAATATTACGGCGAAGCTGAGCAAAAATTGCGGGCAATATTTGAAAAAGCAGCGAAAAATGCCCCTTGTTTAGTATTTATTGATGAAATTGATAGCCTCGCGCCCGATCGCAGTAAAGTTGAAGGTGAAGTAGAAAAGCGCCTCGTTGCTCAACTGTTAAGTTTAATGGATGGTTTTGCTCAAACAAAAGGCGTGATTCTGCTAGCAGCTACTAATCGTCCCGACCATCTCGACCCCGCTTTACGCCGTCCAGGTCGCTTCGATCGCGAAGTCCATTTTCCCGTACCAGACTGTCAGGGAAGATTGGAAATTTTGCAAATTCTGACGCGATCGCAACCCCTAGATGAGACAGTAAACTTAAGCGCGATCGCCGATTTAGCAGTAGGATTTGTAGGCGCAGACTTAAAAGCAGTCTGTCAAAAAGCTGCCTATAGCGCCTTACGTCGCCACATCCCCGAACTAGAAGCAGTAATTCCCGACACCATGAGTGTAACTCACTCCGACTTTTTGCAGGCCCTTAAAGAAATCAAACCCGCCGTATTGCGAAGCGTTGAAATAGAATCTCCGAATGTCCCTTGGGAAGAAATTGGCGGACTAGAAAGCATCAAACAAACTCTGCGGGAATCAGTGGAAGGGGCACTCTTACATCCAGAACTTTACCGCCAAACCAAAGCGATCGCACCGCGAGGAATTTTACTCTGGGGGCCACCAGGAACCGGCAAAACCTTACTCGCAAAAGCAGTCGCCTCCCAAGCTAGGGCAAATTTTATCTGCGTCAACGGGCCAGAATTACTCAGTCGTTGGGTAGGCGCATCGGAACAAGCCGTGCGAGAATTATTTACCAAAGCCCGTCAAGCCTCCCCCTGCGTCGTATTTATCGATGAAATTGACAGTTTAGCCCCCGCGCGGGGTCGTCATAGTGGGGATTCCGGCGTAAGCGATCGCGTAGTGGGACAATTATTAACAGAATTAGATGGTCTGCATAATAGCGCCAATGTTCTGCTAATTGGCGCTACTAACCGCCCGGAAATTATCGACCCCGCCTTGCTTAGATCCGGTCGTTTAGATTTACAATTAAAGGTAGACTTACCAAATCTAGAAAACCGTTTAGCAATTTTAGAAATACACAATCAAGACAGACCTTTAGAGCGAGTAGATTTGGGATATTGGGCAACTTTAACAGAAGGTTGGAACGGTGCAGATTTAGCACTTTTTAGCAATCAAGCCGCAGTTGAAGCCATCCGCTGCTACCGCGCCCAAAGTTTACCAGATGCGAGTGCTATTCAAATTACCACGACTCATTTTAGCACAGCTTATGAGCGGCTAGCAGAACAGCGGCAAAGTGTTAACCGTTAA
- a CDS encoding RNA recognition motif domain-containing protein, whose product MSIYVGNLSYEVTQEHLSQTFAEYGTVKRVQLPTDRETGSLRGFAFVEMGTEAEEAAAIEALDGAEWMGRDLKVNKAKPREERGGSGGGNWSNNNRSSRRY is encoded by the coding sequence ATGTCAATTTACGTCGGCAACTTATCCTATGAGGTGACTCAAGAGCACCTTAGCCAAACTTTTGCAGAGTACGGCACTGTCAAGCGCGTTCAGTTGCCTACAGACCGCGAAACTGGTAGTCTACGGGGCTTCGCTTTCGTAGAAATGGGAACAGAAGCCGAAGAAGCAGCAGCAATTGAAGCCCTTGACGGCGCTGAGTGGATGGGTCGCGACCTGAAAGTTAATAAAGCCAAGCCTCGCGAAGAAAGAGGTGGTTCTGGTGGTGGTAACTGGTCTAACAACAATCGCTCTTCTCGCCGTTACTAA
- a CDS encoding M23 family metallopeptidase: protein MTFQRLFLPFSALFWLMASVLATSAIPAPTPTNLPPNSPSPEADSICQPPALDRIKRHTVAPGETLESIARQYNLIPATLMGMNPPLRGGLAPIGIAIAIPPYNGIRVEVPTGWTWQKLADVYKVRADVLFEVNGCQLTPQVVFVPGVNWSPGTSASQGLTALQGYPLPATAKEGLGYGWQLHPVRGQVFFHSGIDILAATGTQVLSVGAGTVAFAGPQGTYGNLVVVNHQAGKQTRYGHLGNIAVKVGQKVQQGDILGKVGITGKPDIVQPHLHFEVRYNSNLGWVAEDPEPYVRSAMKR from the coding sequence ATGACTTTTCAACGCTTGTTTCTCCCATTTTCGGCTCTTTTCTGGTTGATGGCCTCAGTTTTGGCAACTTCAGCAATTCCCGCGCCAACACCAACAAATCTTCCTCCCAATTCGCCTTCACCAGAGGCCGACTCGATATGTCAGCCGCCGGCACTCGATCGCATCAAGCGTCATACTGTCGCCCCAGGTGAAACTCTGGAGAGCATAGCACGGCAGTATAATTTAATTCCGGCTACGCTGATGGGGATGAATCCGCCATTGAGAGGAGGTTTAGCCCCTATTGGGATCGCGATCGCCATTCCTCCCTACAACGGCATCCGCGTAGAAGTACCCACAGGTTGGACTTGGCAAAAGCTGGCTGATGTTTACAAAGTCCGAGCCGACGTGCTATTTGAGGTGAATGGCTGTCAGCTTACACCGCAGGTGGTGTTTGTACCCGGTGTGAATTGGTCGCCAGGAACTTCTGCTAGTCAGGGTTTAACCGCTTTACAAGGCTATCCTCTGCCTGCTACAGCAAAGGAAGGGTTAGGTTACGGCTGGCAGTTACATCCGGTTCGGGGTCAAGTGTTTTTCCATAGCGGTATAGATATATTGGCAGCAACTGGGACACAGGTTTTAAGTGTAGGTGCGGGTACGGTGGCCTTTGCTGGGCCCCAAGGGACTTATGGCAATTTAGTGGTTGTGAACCATCAGGCGGGAAAACAAACTCGCTACGGTCACTTAGGTAATATTGCAGTGAAAGTCGGTCAAAAGGTGCAGCAGGGAGATATTTTGGGAAAGGTGGGGATAACTGGAAAACCTGATATTGTCCAGCCACATTTGCATTTTGAAGTTCGCTACAATTCTAATTTAGGTTGGGTGGCTGAAGACCCAGAACCTTATGTGCGATCGGCAATGAAGAGGTAA
- a CDS encoding HhoA/HhoB/HtrA family serine endopeptidase, which produces MNVTLKQLTLYLALLSIGGGVGCLGSRYLQAGNRPEELVLPVVRQQLPPYLPPQAPENKIIERTNSNFIAEAAEKVGPAVVRIDATSKISSQVPEAFKNPLFRRFFGDSLPLPEERVRRGTGSGFILRDDGRIVTNAHVVSGADTVKVTLKDGREFEGKVQGVDPLTDVAVVKINVKGLPIVTMGSTDNIVTGQWAIAIGNPLGLDNTVTVGIISATGRTSSQVGIPDKRVRFIQTDAAINPGNSGGPLLNDSGEVIGINTAIRADAQGLGFAIPIETAKRVADQLFAKGKADHPYLGVQMVNLTAVSREELSQQLNVKIVATKGVAITRVVEKSPAAIAGFRQGDIIQKIDGVAVNTPGEVQERVEASTIGQELQVEVNRQGKVQKLKVKPAAFPAAANSPGG; this is translated from the coding sequence ATGAATGTAACTTTAAAGCAATTAACTTTATATCTAGCCTTGCTGTCGATCGGCGGTGGTGTGGGCTGTTTGGGCAGCCGCTACCTGCAAGCAGGAAATCGTCCCGAAGAGTTAGTTTTGCCAGTAGTGCGGCAGCAACTCCCTCCTTATCTGCCACCTCAAGCTCCAGAAAATAAAATAATTGAACGCACCAACTCTAACTTTATCGCTGAAGCTGCGGAAAAGGTTGGCCCGGCTGTAGTCCGCATTGATGCCACAAGCAAGATTTCTTCTCAAGTGCCTGAAGCTTTCAAAAATCCGCTATTTAGGCGTTTTTTTGGAGACAGTTTGCCTTTACCTGAAGAGCGAGTCAGGCGCGGTACTGGGTCTGGATTTATTCTCAGAGATGATGGTCGTATAGTTACTAATGCTCACGTCGTTTCTGGAGCTGATACTGTTAAAGTTACGCTTAAGGACGGTCGGGAGTTTGAGGGTAAGGTGCAGGGTGTAGATCCGCTTACGGATGTGGCAGTGGTGAAGATTAATGTTAAGGGGTTGCCAATAGTGACGATGGGCAGCACTGATAATATTGTTACGGGACAGTGGGCGATCGCGATCGGCAATCCTTTGGGTTTAGACAATACGGTGACAGTTGGCATTATCAGCGCTACTGGTCGCACCAGTTCTCAAGTAGGTATTCCTGATAAGCGCGTGCGCTTTATCCAAACTGACGCGGCTATTAACCCCGGCAATTCTGGCGGGCCGCTATTAAATGACTCTGGCGAAGTAATTGGCATTAATACTGCCATTCGTGCTGATGCTCAGGGTTTGGGGTTTGCGATCCCGATTGAAACTGCTAAGCGAGTTGCGGATCAGTTATTTGCTAAAGGGAAAGCGGATCATCCCTATTTGGGAGTTCAAATGGTCAATTTGACTGCGGTTTCTAGAGAAGAACTAAGCCAGCAGCTCAACGTCAAGATTGTAGCAACGAAAGGTGTCGCGATTACGCGAGTAGTGGAAAAATCCCCAGCCGCGATCGCAGGTTTCCGTCAAGGAGATATTATTCAAAAAATTGATGGCGTTGCAGTTAATACTCCTGGTGAAGTCCAAGAGCGCGTAGAAGCCAGCACTATTGGTCAAGAGCTACAAGTAGAAGTGAATCGACAAGGTAAGGTTCAGAAACTTAAGGTAAAACCTGCTGCTTTCCCAGCGGCCGCTAATTCACCTGGGGGGTGA
- a CDS encoding DUF760 domain-containing protein: MVFNPNFSDSNAQQTAANPLLKYLQHQPPEVLARVAKSVSPEIKEIISHNVQGLVGGLPSDNFNVQITTDRDNLAGLLASAMMTGYFLRQMELRMQLEENLASTRSIPE, encoded by the coding sequence ATGGTTTTTAACCCTAACTTTTCTGATTCCAATGCCCAACAAACCGCAGCCAACCCACTGCTGAAGTATCTCCAGCACCAACCTCCAGAAGTTCTCGCTCGTGTCGCCAAGTCCGTTAGTCCAGAAATCAAAGAAATCATCTCCCACAACGTCCAAGGACTTGTCGGCGGTTTGCCTTCAGATAACTTCAACGTGCAAATTACAACAGACCGGGACAACTTAGCAGGTTTGCTAGCCTCAGCCATGATGACAGGTTATTTTTTGCGGCAGATGGAACTGCGGATGCAACTAGAGGAAAATTTAGCCAGCACTCGTTCTATTCCTGAGTAG
- the scpB gene encoding SMC-Scp complex subunit ScpB, with protein sequence MPRLATQIEAILYLKGQPVSIAEIAEIAKCDRGEVKDALIELMSDSARRDSALEVVETPGGYSLQLREEFAPLMQALIAPELGVGALRTLAAIALKGGLSQSDLVNLRGSGAYQQVQELVELGFVRKRRQPESRSSWLQVTDKFHRYFQLDQLPKQLTLNFHANLEASEEE encoded by the coding sequence ATGCCACGTTTAGCTACCCAGATAGAAGCCATCCTTTACTTAAAAGGTCAACCCGTGTCAATAGCGGAAATTGCCGAAATTGCCAAGTGCGATCGCGGCGAAGTCAAAGACGCTCTGATCGAACTCATGTCCGACAGTGCCCGTAGGGATAGTGCCCTAGAAGTCGTCGAAACCCCAGGAGGTTACAGCCTCCAACTTAGAGAAGAATTTGCCCCTTTAATGCAAGCCTTAATTGCCCCAGAATTGGGCGTGGGAGCCCTGCGGACACTCGCTGCGATCGCCCTTAAAGGAGGCCTGAGTCAAAGTGACCTAGTTAACTTGCGCGGTTCAGGAGCCTATCAGCAAGTTCAAGAACTTGTCGAACTCGGTTTTGTACGTAAACGGAGACAACCTGAAAGTAGGTCTTCTTGGCTACAAGTTACAGACAAATTTCATCGGTATTTTCAACTAGACCAGTTACCAAAACAGCTAACACTGAACTTTCACGCAAATTTAGAGGCAAGCGAAGAAGAGTAG
- a CDS encoding ABC transporter ATP-binding protein yields MPAVSLQNVCKVYNNFSAVNDLSFTIEPGEMFGLLGPNGAGKSTTIRMLTTLTKPTSGAIQVGGYDVVRESLQVKQNIGVVLQQTSVDTDLSIWENMEFHGRLHHIPNPQRKELINRWLDYVELGQRRDDLVKTLSGGMKRRLQIARALLHQPKILFLDEPTVGLDPQTRRRLWEIIRDLNKQGMTMLLTTHYMDEVEYLCDRIGIVEGGKLIELGTLEELRTVHGKGLVMKQIGDRWEYKFFPNLEEANAYLEQQPDKTGMMVRPSNLEDIFVELTGRQLD; encoded by the coding sequence ATGCCTGCTGTTTCCCTCCAAAATGTTTGTAAAGTCTACAATAACTTTTCTGCTGTCAACGACCTCTCTTTTACCATCGAACCGGGTGAAATGTTTGGTCTACTCGGCCCCAACGGTGCTGGTAAATCTACGACAATTCGGATGTTGACTACCCTCACCAAACCCACCAGCGGTGCCATTCAGGTAGGGGGATATGACGTAGTGCGGGAAAGCTTGCAGGTGAAGCAAAATATTGGTGTTGTGCTACAACAAACAAGCGTTGATACTGACTTGTCAATATGGGAAAACATGGAATTTCATGGGAGGCTGCACCATATCCCCAACCCTCAGCGAAAAGAGTTAATTAATAGGTGGCTGGACTATGTGGAATTAGGTCAAAGACGCGATGATTTAGTGAAAACTTTATCGGGAGGCATGAAACGTAGATTACAAATTGCTAGAGCTTTGTTACATCAGCCGAAAATTTTATTTTTAGATGAACCAACTGTCGGACTCGATCCCCAGACGCGGCGGCGGCTGTGGGAAATTATTCGCGATTTAAACAAGCAAGGCATGACCATGTTGTTGACGACGCACTACATGGATGAGGTAGAATATTTGTGCGATCGCATCGGCATTGTAGAGGGCGGTAAGTTAATTGAACTGGGGACTTTAGAAGAACTGCGAACAGTTCACGGCAAAGGGTTAGTAATGAAACAAATAGGTGATAGGTGGGAGTACAAATTTTTCCCTAACCTCGAAGAAGCTAATGCTTATCTCGAACAGCAACCTGATAAAACTGGGATGATGGTGCGCCCTTCAAATTTAGAAGATATTTTTGTAGAATTGACAGGAAGACAATTGGATTGA
- a CDS encoding KilA-N domain-containing protein, which produces MRSEIAVPIVKLSAGAIDKTEKEPEYKQLELFEWKVEDKFLESNNIPTSQVRRKNGLICLNDMWRVAGSVKNKIPSRWIALKHTQFLIKLLRTQVNGEIYQIYRGRNGGTFSVDELAYKYWEYLSVKRQVKLTEKKVQSQLAKSIGAVKREVQTLAGKIDILTAKELIEVKSVNNWKCAVGQVIIYGQSYPDHQKRIHLFGEASPAFLSMIRSHCTVFDIEVTWEY; this is translated from the coding sequence ATGAGGAGCGAGATAGCAGTACCAATTGTAAAATTATCAGCAGGGGCGATCGACAAAACTGAAAAGGAGCCTGAATATAAACAGTTAGAGCTGTTTGAATGGAAAGTAGAAGACAAATTTCTAGAATCGAACAACATCCCCACTTCCCAAGTTCGGAGAAAGAATGGTTTAATTTGTCTTAATGATATGTGGCGAGTAGCAGGCAGCGTTAAAAATAAAATTCCTTCCCGTTGGATAGCCCTTAAGCATACACAATTTCTCATAAAATTGCTGCGAACTCAAGTTAATGGCGAAATTTATCAAATTTATCGCGGCAGAAACGGCGGCACTTTTTCCGTAGACGAACTAGCTTATAAATATTGGGAATATTTAAGCGTAAAACGCCAAGTAAAGTTAACAGAAAAAAAGGTACAAAGCCAATTAGCTAAAAGCATTGGTGCAGTGAAACGCGAAGTACAAACTTTAGCAGGAAAAATTGATATTTTAACCGCTAAAGAGTTAATAGAGGTCAAATCAGTTAACAATTGGAAATGTGCCGTAGGTCAGGTTATAATTTACGGTCAGTCTTACCCCGACCACCAAAAGCGGATTCACCTTTTCGGGGAAGCATCCCCCGCATTTTTAAGCATGATTCGCTCCCATTGCACTGTCTTTGATATTGAGGTAACTTGGGAGTATTAA
- a CDS encoding TIGR02450 family Trp-rich protein gives MQKKQKFPYLVGSKWTAQQKTWGWRHFQVTNRKNQGKWVFAEMVAACDPAIRFWLNAQQLKDRNLWQAGWQSTQELEDLETDNYP, from the coding sequence ATGCAGAAAAAACAGAAATTTCCTTATCTAGTTGGCTCGAAATGGACAGCACAACAAAAAACTTGGGGATGGCGACACTTTCAGGTTACAAATAGAAAAAATCAAGGCAAATGGGTATTTGCCGAAATGGTAGCCGCCTGCGATCCCGCAATCCGCTTCTGGCTGAACGCCCAACAGCTAAAAGATCGTAACCTCTGGCAAGCTGGATGGCAGTCTACACAAGAATTAGAGGACTTAGAAACTGATAATTACCCTTAA
- a CDS encoding class I SAM-dependent methyltransferase codes for MLEIKNVSGTAFIIAEYRADSSQDTTPLYNDEIVKLFLNCDTKKIAEDAAINFPAAKEMVKIRTKYFDDTLSKEILQGCKQIVILGSGLDTRPARKNIVGVKYFEIENEATLKFKEEILTANGIAANVSYIPGDYIKDNLIHLLGKHQFNLDLPAYFIWEGNTSYLTEEEVRFVMKQLRENVGQFRISFDYMSDQVIARSTGYSDMDDYMNKLEKMGAVWKSGFANIDDLAKKVNLKVVENFSTAELHREYRPHVSLASNIFRFYFLCTLESY; via the coding sequence ATGTTAGAAATCAAAAATGTAAGTGGCACTGCTTTTATTATTGCCGAATATCGAGCAGATAGCAGTCAAGATACGACACCTCTTTACAATGATGAAATTGTAAAACTCTTCCTGAATTGCGATACAAAAAAAATCGCTGAAGATGCCGCCATCAATTTTCCTGCGGCTAAAGAAATGGTCAAAATTCGTACTAAATATTTTGACGATACCCTCTCAAAGGAAATTTTACAGGGCTGTAAACAAATAGTCATTTTAGGTTCTGGTTTAGATACCCGCCCCGCCCGAAAAAATATCGTAGGCGTTAAGTATTTTGAGATTGAAAATGAAGCAACTCTTAAATTTAAAGAGGAAATCTTAACGGCCAACGGCATCGCTGCCAATGTTAGCTATATTCCTGGCGATTATATCAAAGATAATTTAATTCACCTACTAGGCAAGCATCAATTTAACTTGGATCTTCCTGCCTATTTTATCTGGGAAGGAAATACCAGTTATCTGACTGAAGAAGAAGTAAGATTTGTGATGAAACAACTTCGCGAAAATGTGGGACAATTTAGAATATCCTTTGATTATATGTCAGACCAAGTGATTGCCAGAAGCACAGGCTATTCAGATATGGATGATTACATGAATAAATTAGAAAAAATGGGCGCAGTGTGGAAAAGCGGCTTTGCTAATATTGATGATTTAGCTAAAAAAGTAAATCTAAAAGTGGTGGAAAATTTCTCAACGGCTGAACTGCACAGAGAATATCGCCCTCACGTCTCCTTAGCATCTAATATTTTTAGATTCTACTTCCTTTGCACGCTAGAAAGTTATTAA
- a CDS encoding ADP-ribosylglycohydrolase family protein produces MQHIEKYRGCLLGLAVGDAVGTTLEFKRPGTFTPINDLVGGGPFRLQPGQWTDDTSMALCLAESLIEKKGFDPVHQLQTYLRWEKTGHLSSNGECFDIGNTVQQSLWKFEETGKPFCGSIDPLSAGNGSIMRLAPVPLFYAKIPLEVIEKSKDSSRTTHGATTCLDACRYLGSLIVGAVNGVSKEELLSERYSLISGYWEQHPLTDEIDEIAAGSFKRREPPEIKGTTYVVKSLEAALWAFYRSNSFKEGCLLAVNLGNDADTTGAVYGQLAGAFYGENGIPEAWRSRLAHRDMIESFAEQIFSLANSI; encoded by the coding sequence ATGCAGCACATAGAAAAATATCGCGGTTGCCTTCTAGGTTTAGCAGTTGGCGATGCTGTGGGAACAACTTTAGAATTCAAGCGACCCGGAACATTTACCCCTATTAACGATCTAGTAGGTGGCGGCCCTTTTCGACTGCAACCGGGACAGTGGACAGACGATACCTCAATGGCACTTTGCTTAGCTGAGAGTTTAATTGAGAAAAAAGGTTTCGATCCAGTTCACCAATTGCAAACATATTTGCGATGGGAAAAAACCGGACATTTAAGCAGTAATGGAGAGTGCTTTGATATTGGCAATACTGTGCAACAATCACTGTGGAAATTTGAAGAAACTGGTAAACCTTTTTGCGGATCTATAGATCCTTTGAGCGCTGGCAATGGCTCAATTATGCGCTTAGCTCCCGTGCCTTTATTTTATGCTAAAATACCTCTGGAAGTAATAGAGAAATCCAAAGATAGTTCGCGTACAACTCACGGTGCTACTACTTGTTTAGATGCTTGCAGATATTTGGGATCTTTAATTGTAGGTGCTGTTAATGGAGTGAGTAAAGAAGAGTTACTTTCAGAACGCTACAGCCTTATATCGGGATATTGGGAACAACACCCTCTAACAGATGAAATCGACGAAATTGCAGCGGGTTCCTTCAAACGCCGCGAACCGCCAGAAATAAAAGGTACAACCTATGTTGTCAAATCTTTGGAAGCGGCACTTTGGGCATTTTATCGCAGCAATTCGTTTAAAGAAGGGTGCTTATTGGCTGTTAATTTGGGCAACGATGCAGATACAACTGGTGCTGTTTATGGGCAGTTGGCAGGTGCTTTTTATGGAGAAAATGGAATCCCGGAAGCTTGGCGATCTCGATTAGCTCACCGCGATATGATTGAATCTTTTGCTGAGCAAATTTTTTCTTTGGCTAATTCAATATAA
- the fraC gene encoding filament integrity protein FraC: MFPTVLPLRAFLSQILILWLAIAIESWFFQKSLMLSPKTSVEYTAVINLFSTCIGWLTFFVWESFLSKGEVELLMGYILLGQWHPVSALLILAAFLIYTISFLGKWKGLEILKFLLLQTNQNNSAMPVPIGSRNLVRSQKKSAQGFTQFGVLLIAHTCSHCVILLVLYLESQ; this comes from the coding sequence ATGTTTCCCACTGTTTTACCATTGCGTGCTTTTTTATCTCAAATTTTAATTTTGTGGTTAGCAATCGCAATAGAATCGTGGTTCTTTCAAAAGTCCCTAATGCTCAGTCCCAAAACCAGCGTAGAATATACAGCAGTAATTAATTTATTCTCGACCTGCATAGGTTGGTTAACTTTTTTTGTTTGGGAAAGCTTTCTATCAAAAGGCGAAGTAGAACTACTTATGGGTTATATCCTTTTAGGCCAGTGGCATCCTGTTTCTGCGCTCTTAATTTTGGCAGCATTTCTAATTTATACTATATCTTTTTTAGGAAAATGGAAGGGATTAGAAATATTAAAATTTCTTTTACTACAAACAAATCAAAATAACTCTGCAATGCCCGTGCCAATAGGTAGTCGTAATCTTGTTCGCAGCCAGAAAAAATCTGCTCAAGGATTCACTCAATTTGGTGTACTTTTAATAGCACACACTTGCAGTCATTGTGTCATTTTGCTAGTATTATATCTAGAAAGCCAATGA